The following DNA comes from Corallococcus exiguus.
TCATCAGGAACAACACTTTTCAGTATATCGGCGAGAAATACAATAAAGCAGGCTCCGGGACAGGCTATGGTGGCGTCCATGTCACCAACTCGTCGGGTACTCGAATCGAGGGGAACCGGTTCTACTACCTCGTCAACGACGACAGTCCGGGCTCCATTCACGGCGTCTATCTTGCCAATTACAGTAATTCGAGTGTGATTCGAAATAATCGGTTCGGATATATTTCAGGGGATCCGATCCGCACGAGGCACAACAGCAAGAACAACATCGTCGACTCAAACAAGTTCTGGCAGGCTGGGGCCTACGCGATCTTCAGCGACTGGCGGTTCGACAATGAAGACTGCGGGAGCGGCAACGTCTTCAAGAACAACCAAGTCGGGTACTGGTCCTACAACGGCGATAAGTGGAACGAGGGTGCGCAAGGTGGGATCGATCCTGTCCGGGTTCGCCTCTGGGGCCACGATCAGGCCACGAATGCCAATCTTGGCGGGTGCAGCACCGACCCCATCACGTTCAGTGGTGACAACAGCTATGTGAGCAGCCGCCCCTGGTAAGACCTCACCCAGATAGAACGACAGTCTCCGTGTCGCATGTTCATCCGGTGAAAAGACACCTCCTTGCGTCACGAGGACGAACCCTCCAAACAGGGCCGGTGCCACACGATGAGATGCTGCGTGCGTCCGAGTTCGCCCTGGCTGTTTCTTAGGCGAGGGCGAGCTCGGGCGCCTGTCGCGGCGCCGAGATAGAGCTGAGGCAACGACTGTTGCGCAAGATAGATGCGTCGGCCCAGTTCTCTCACCCCAATGTCGTTGGCCTCTACGACGCGGGCACTGATGGCGCGAAGCGTCTCCCTGACAAGGAGGCAGGAAGTCGGCGCGTCAGAAGTGCCGGCTGTTCGGGCACCCGATGGACGCGGAGCGTAACGGGCTTCAGTCCAACATTCCAAGGAGGCTGATATCCAGTCGGCTGCTGACCAGTCCGAGAAGGCTCTCCAGTGCGAGCTGATCTTGTTTCAGCCTTGGCGCGAGTTCCATGCGAACGCGCTCGAGCAATTGCTCGCGGGCATCGGCAAGCTTGCGCGCGACGCCGGAGCGCGAGCCGCCATACATGAGCGCCAGCCGGTCCATCGTGAACCCATGGAAATGGTGCAAGCGCAGCAGGGGACGCTCCTGCTCAGGTAGCACCGCCACCGCTTTTCGGAGCGACTCGACGAGGAACTGGCGCGCGTCTTCGCGCAGCAGCGCGTACTCGGGGTCGCTCGGGGCCAGGTGACGCGCGAGTTCCTCGGGAGGTTCCGCGACGAGCTGATGGCGCTCGTCCCGGCCCACCAGCTCCCCGGTGATGCGCGCGGCGATGATGCCCACCCAGGTCAGTAGGGGCCCTCGACCTCCATAGGTCGCAATCCTCGGGGGCGTGCTGCCGCTGCTCACCAGCAGCCGCTCACGCAGTACCTGCAGCACTTCGTCCACCATGTTCGGCGACACTCTCCCGAGCCGGGCGGGGATGCGCCGGAGGATGTCCTGCTCGAAGGCCCGGAGGGCCGAGGGCTCCCCGGTGGAGCAAGCGCACGCGAGGTACAGGTCGGCACCGTGGAGGATGCGCATCACCTCTGAGGCCTTTCCCGCGGGCAGGTGCCGGGCGAGGTGCCGCATGAAGGACTCGACCGGGAGCGGCAACGTGGGCCATCCGGTCCGGGCTGCCTCGACGTGTTCGTGCAGCAGCACTTCCAGCCCCTCCACGGTCTCCAGCTCCGAGCGCTGCTCCCGTGACAGGTGCTCCCGCAGCAGCGCCGTCAGGATGCCTCTCTTCGGTTGTGAGTTCATCGCTTCACCTCTCGCCGCTGCCAGGCCAGCACCTTCTGGAGCTCCGACCGGCCTCGGACGCCCACGGACTCCAGCCGCGTCCGCGCCTCCTCGGCCATCGCGAGCGCCCGCGCCCGGTCCGGGGCGGAGCGTGTTTCCAGGAGCGCCCGGGCCAACAGAAACGCGGTCCTCCCAGCCGCCTCCGCGTCACCGGGATCGCCCCAGCGGGTCTGGATGCGCCGGGCGCGCTCGAGCAGTGGGATGGCCTGTGCCGCAGTGCCCAGCGCCAGGTGTGCCTTTCCAGTACAGGTCAGCGCGCTCGCGGAATCCACGGACTCTGGGCCCTGGACCTTCTCGGTGACCTTTCGTGCGCGCTCGCAGTACGTGAGCGCTTCCGCAGGCGCCCGGGTCGCCAGGGCCAGCTCGGCCAGGGGCAGGAGCACTGTCACCGTCCTCCCGCCCTCCAGGCCATGCGCCTCCTCCAGTAGCTTCAGCGCGTCCAGCAGGTCACGCCTGGCCTCGGGGAAGCGGCGCGCCTTCAGGTGCACCTGTCCCCGGACGGTCAGCGGTAGGGCGGCGCGCGTCGTGTCCGGGCCCAGTCCGCGCCGGACGCGCTCCAGGGCCTCGGTAGCAAGGGCAAGCGCCTCGGTGCTCTGGCCCGCCTCGTTGGAGACGACCGCCTGCTCCGAGAACGCGAAGCTGACGGTGAGGTGGTTGGGGCCCCGGGCCCGCTCGAAGATGGCGCGCGCCCGCTCGATCATGGACCGCGCCTCCTCCAGCCGGCCCTCGATGCGCGAGACCCCGGCGAGGTTGAGCAGCACCGTCCCCAGGGGGGTGATCTCCGGGTTGGAGGACGCCTCCTGGAGGGCCAGGGCTTTGCGCCAGGCGCTGACGGCCTCGGCGTGCCGGCCCATCTCCAGCGACGCCGTGGCGACCCGGTTGTAGGAAGTTACGAGGGCCGGGTTGTCGGGGCCCAGTACGCGCTCGCGCAGCTCCAGGGCTTGGCGGTGGAGTCTCAGCGCGTCCTCATAGCGGCCCTGGACAAAGCGGATGCGTCCCAACTGGTGGAGGAGGTTGGGCGTACGGAGGCTGTCCGGGCCATTCCTCCTGCGCGAGAACTCCAGGCCCTGGAGTGCCTCCTTCTCCGCCTCGGCGAGATGGCCTTGATGCTCCCGCAGCGACGACAGGCGCGAGTGCAGCTCCGTCGTGATGTCCGGGAAGCGCTCCCGCCCCAGCCGCTCGACGGCGGCCTGGGCGTGCCGGACGAGCTTCTCCGCTTCGTCGGGGCGGGACTGTTCCTCGCCCGCCACCCAGATGAGCTCCAGCCAGGTCCGCGCCTCTGTCTCTTCGTCACCCGCGGCCTCGGCCGCCCACAGGGCTTGGTAGAAGAACGCCTCCGCCTCCTTTGTCTTGTTGAGGCCCCCGAGGAACGTGCCGTGGGCCAGGAACACCTCTGCCTCCAGCGGCTTGTAGCCGAGCCCCTTCATCTCTTCGAGGAGGGCGGACGTCATCGCGAGGCCCTCCTTGAACCGGTGCGACACGAGGTGGGCGTGGGCCAGCGCCAGCTTGTGCCGTGCCTCATCCACCTGGGCGCGGAGGTCATCGGGCGGCTGGGGTCGGCTGGAGAGCCCCGGCGTGTCCCGGCATCCGACGAGGCCCTCGAGAGATACCGCCAGTTGGCGCGCGTTCTGCACCGTCTGCGCGTCGGCCTTCTCCAGCACCTCCGTGACAGCGGCGATTTGCCAGAGCCGCGCATCGAGGCACGCGGCGGTCTGCCTGGCCTGGTCCGCGGTGTCGCCTGTCGCGGCCCGACAGGCTTCCGTGCGAAGCGCCCGCCATTGAGCGGTGTGGGCATCCAGCACCGCCGCGAACTTCTCCCAGGCCTGGGCGGCAGAGGCCACGTCCGTGGCGAGGAAGGCTGCGCGGACCCGCTCGCGGCGCGCGGGACTCCAGGCCACCGCGACCTTCTCCGCGTCCTGCTCACAGCTGGCCTCGCGCCGCTGCGCCGTTGTCCCGTAGGCCGCGAGGATTCCCATCATTCCGGCCAGGGCCGTCGTGACGAGAAGCGGCACGAGTCTGCGGTGCGGCGGTGGCGCGAGGGCCGCCAGCAGGGACTGCATGGTGGGGAAGCGCTCCTCGGGCTTCGCGCTGAGCCCCCGGAGGACCGCGCGTCGAACCCGGGCCGGCACCTTCACGTCACGCTTCGGAGGGCTCAGCCGCCCTTGCTCAGAGGACTGGACCAGCTCCTTCAGTGTCTCGCCCTGGAAGGGACGCGCGCCGAAGAGGGCCTCGTGGAGTGCCACACAGAAGCTGAACTCGTCGGAGCGGGCATCCGCGCGCTGGCCTCGCACCAGCTCCGGGGCGATGTAGGCGGGCGTGCCCAGAAGCTGGCCCGTCCGGGTGAGCTGGCCCATGGGAGTGACAGGGGGCTCGGCATGCTCCTGGAGTGACGCGCCCTCCTCCTGGTGGAGGAGCCGGGCGATGCCAAAGTCCGTCACGAAGACGCGCCCATCCTTCCCGAGGAGGGCGTTGGCGGGCTTGAAGTCGCGGTGCACCAGTCCCGCGGCGTGCGCGGCGGCCAGGCCTTTTCCGGCTTCGAGGAAGACCCGTAGCACCTCCTTCCAGGGACGCGGCTGCTTCATCCACTCCGCCAGGGTGGTGCCCTCCACCAATGCCATGGCCAGGAAGACACCGTCGCCAAAGGTGCCCACGTCGTAGAGGGTGACGACATTCGGGTGGGAGAGTCGGGCCAGTGCCTGTGCCTCGCGCAGCAGCCGCTGCTGCAGTTCCTCGCGTTGGCGCCCCTCGGGGCGCAGCACCTTGAGGGCGACCCGGCGGCCGAGCTCCGGATCATCCGCGGCGTGCACGACGCCCATGGCTCCGGAGCCGAGGCGCTCCCGCACCACGTAGCGGGAAACCGTTGCGCCAGGAAGGAGCAGCGGGGGCAAAGGCTCCTTCGCGACGACCTCCGGAGCACTGGACAGGGCCCCTGCGCCCTCTCCCGCCGCCAGGACCCACCGACAGTCCGCACAGCTCTCCATGTGGGCAAGAACATGCGTCCGGTGCTCTTCGGAAAGCAGCCCGGCAAGAAAGTCCGTCAGCGTCGCTTCCTGGGGACATGTCCGCATTGGGGGACTCCGCATGAAATTCAGCTTTTACGGATATGGAGGCTCTGGAGAGAGAACGCTGACCGAGCGAGTTCCTCGGAGATTTTTTGGGACACGGGCTGGCACGTTCCCTCTTTCTCCCCGAGAGCCTGGACACCCCTGGGTCGCCCCCTGGATTGCTCCGGAACTCGCTCAAGCCGGGTGCGGTCCTCTCCACGGGCAAGGGCCACGCCTGGGGGGGGGCCAACTGGTACGGCGGCCTGTACGCCGGGAAGATCAACGGGGTCCACTACCGCTACGACAACTCGGGCAGCAAGGGCGCCAAGCTCCGTCCGCTGCCCAGCCCTGACTACTTCAAGTACGTCCACATCCCGACACTGAGGATGCTGGACGGAAAGGCCTGATTAATGATTCGCCTTTCACGGTTGATGGAATGCCTGCTCCTGCTGGGAGCGGGCTGTGTGGTTCCGAGCATCGACGACCTCTGCCCGAAGGAGGTCATCCTGGCCTATCCCGATGAGGACGGAGACGGGTACGGAGCCGCCGGCGCAGAGGGCCGTCGCATCTGCGGGCGCGTGCCCAAGGGCTACTCCACGGTGGCGGATGATTGTGACGACCGTCCCGGTGTCGGTGCGCTGTTCCATCCTGGCGTCGCGGAGGTGTGTGACGGGGTCGACAACGACTGTGATGGCCTGAACGATGAAGGCTTCATGAGGGATTTCTACGCGGACAGGGATGGCGACGGGGTGGGGGCGGGCGACGCGGTGTCGGCCTGTGTCCCGCCCCCGGCGCATGTCGCTCTCGCGGGAGATTGCGATGACAATGACGCGGAGCGCGGTCCCGGCAGGTTCGAGGTTCTCGATGGCAAGGACAACAACTGTTCCAGCACCACGGATGAAGCGCTCTTCTCCGCGGGGGAGAACCACGCGGTGGCGTTGCGCCAGGACGGAACGCTGCTTGCGTGGGGATGTAACGACTGGGGTGCGCTCGGGGATGGCACGACCCTCAGCCGTGAGGTGCCCGCGGCGGTTCCGGGCCTCACCCGCGTCATCGCCGTTGCGGCGGGTCGCTACCACACGGTGGCGCTGAGTCAGGATGGCACCGTGTGGGCATGGGGGAACAACGAGTGGGGCCAGCTCGGCCTGGGAGCGGCGGCTCCCACGACGAGGGGGCCCACCCAGGTTCCAGGCCTTGCGGAGGTGACTGCCATCTCCGTGGGGCTGGCCCACTCCGTGGCGCTGCGGCGCGACGGCACGGTCTGGGCGTGGGGCCACAACGTCAACGGAGAGGTGGGGGACGGGAGCAACGTCAATCGCTTCAGCCCCGTGCAGGTGATTGGCGTCTCGAACGTCGTCGCGGTGGCTGCGGGCGCCATTCACACCGTGGCCTTGCAAAGAGGTGGCACGGTCTGGTCATGGGGGTTCAACGGGAATGGTCAGCTCGGGGATTCGACGGGGGAGAACCGCTCCGTGCCCGGCCGGGTCTGGGGGCTGACGGAGGCCAAGACGGTGGACTCCCACGGGGACCACACCGTGGCCTTGATGCGGGATGGCACCGTGTGGGCCTGGGGGCGGAACAACTGGGGGCAGCTCGGAGATGGGACGGCCACTCTCCGTCTCACGCCCGTGCAGGTTGCGATTCCGGAGGACGTTTTCGCCGTCTCCGGAGGGGGCGACCACACGGTGGCCCTGGGCCGGGACGGGAGCGTCTGGGCCTGGGGAAGCAACGAAAGAGGCCAACTGGGGTTCGGAACGGCCAGCGGCAGCCGGATGCCGGTGCGGGTGTATGGGATTGGAGAGGTGGTTTCCATCGCCGCCGGCTGGTCGAACACCCTGGCGGTGCAACGGGATGGCACCTTCTGGGCCTGGGGACGCAATCAGTGCGGACAGATAGGGGACGGGACGATGTTAGATAGAACGGTTCCGACGTCGGTGCCGATCCTGGACTACTCAATGGGGGATTGAGGAGGCCAGTCTGGAGTTGCTGAGCTGGGCACTGCTCGCCGAGGAGGACCCGGCCAGTCCCGCCGTTGCGAGCACCGTCGAGGCGTTCGATGTGCTCGGGCAGAGGCTTCACTGCCCGGATGACTGACGCGCCCAATAGGGTACCCATCCTCCGAAGTTTCTGGAGTTTGTTGATTGGGAGACGATTCTTGTATGTCGAATTCTCGCCCCTGGGGGAGATGCCTATCGCTCGCCGTGAGCCTGTTGGTGGTCCTGCCACCGCGCGCCGCCCGGGCGGAAACTGAGGTTGAACGCCATATTGCCGAGGCCGTGCGCCTCTACGAGGAACTCGAGTATGAGCTGGCGCTGGAGCAGCTCGAACGCGCCAGCAAGGTGAGCCATGGCACGGAGGAGGAGGTCACCCGCTCTCTCTACATGGGCCTCATCAGCGCCGACCTGGGCAGATGGGCGGCGGCCCGCGCTGCGTTCCGGTCGGCGCTCATGCTCAATCCTGATGCTCGGCTGCCGCTCCGCACTGCTCCCAAGGTGGTGGCTGCGTTCGAGTCACAACAGGAGAAGGTCCAGGCGGAGCGAGCCCGGACGCGCACGGACATGCTCCAGCTCGCGAAGTCACGGCCTCCGGCGCCGGATCGCGTGATACCTCCGGAGCTTGACAAGGTATCGCCCCTTCCGGCGGAGCCCCGGGAGCAGGTGGCGCGGCCAGACCTGGTGCCCGCTCGTCCTGACGAAGCATCGAGGCAGTTGGTGGCGGAGAGACCGTGGACGCGCAGTGTGCCAATCGTGAGCGTGGTGCTGCTGGGAGTGGGAGTCGCTGCCGGAGGTGTGGGGACGTATTGCGGCCTGTCGTCCCGGCGCCAGCTCGATGAGGTGCGAGGGACGCTGTTTCGCACAGAGATGATGGGGCCGCATGCGCAGGCACAGCGCAGTGCGACGACGGCCAACATCCTCCTTGGGACGGCGGGCATGGCGGCGGCCGGAGCGGTGGTGACGTGGCTCCTCATAGGAGACAAGGGGACTGCCACGGTGCAGAGAGGTGTGCGATGAGGGGGCTGATTCCGTGGCGCGTGGCACTGGGGCTGATGCTTGCCGGGTGCACCGTGCCCAGCTGGGAAGAACTCGCGCGCGAGAGTGCCGTCAAGGTGGTGGTCTCTTTCGACTTCAAGGCGGGCTGCATCTCCGTAAGGGCAACCCCGACAGCAACAAGCTCGAGGGCACGGCAAACGTGTGGGGCCGCGAGCCCTCCACGCGGGTGGCGCCCCCCAATGTCAGCCTGGTTGTCGCCTCGGCGGACCAGCTGGGATGACTGGGCGTGGCCCGGTTCCGTAGACAAGTTGGTTACGCTGCCAGCCTACTTGTTGTGGCCACTCGCTCGAACTCGACGGGGCTGAGATAGCCCAGGGCGGAGTGGCGCCGTTTCCGGTTGTAGAATACCTCGATGTACTCGAACAGTGCGCACCGGGCCTGCTCGCGCGTCTTGAAGCGGGTGACGTAGACGAGTTCCAGCTTCAGAGTGGAGAAGAAGCTCTCCGCCACCGCGTTGTCCCAGCAGTTGCCTTTGCGCGACATGCTGCACTCAATTGCGACTGAAGAGGTCCAGCAGCACCGCCAGGTACAACCAGCCCTCCTCGGTCCACACGTAGGTGATGTCGCCGGCCCACGTGCGATTGGGCTGGCCGGGGCGGAAGTTCCTCTCCAGCGTGTTCGGCGCCACCGGATGGCGGTGGGTCGAGTCGGTGGTTCGCACGAAGCGGCGACGGGGCCGAGCGCGCACGTCCGCCTGGCGCATCAGTCGCGCCACGCGCTTGCGAGCCACGCGCCGACCTCGCGCCTTCAGCTCCGCGTGCACGCGCGGAGCCCCGTACGTCCCTCGGCTCTCCTGGTGGATGGCCAGCACCTCGATGCGGAGGGCCCGGTCGCTCTTCTTGTGCTCGGACTCGGGTCTGTTCGCCCAGGCGTAGTAGCCGCTGCGCGAGACGCCCAGGTGACGACAGAGGACTGCCACCGGGAAAAGGGCCTTCTCCGCGTGGATGAAGGAGAACTTCACTTCATCTCCTTCGCGAAGAAGGCCGCGGCACGCTCAACCGTTCAGCGCAACACGCTCTCTAGCTTCTCCGCAGGAGAAAGGAAATCGAGCGTCTTGCGTGGGCGTCGGTTGAGGCGAGCTGCAATCGCGTTGAGCTGGGCCTGCGAGTAGGAGGACAGGTCCGTCCCATCGGGGAAGTACTGGCGCAGAAGGCGATTGGTGTTCTCGTTCGTCCCTCGCTGCCAGGGGCTCTGCGGGTCGCAGAAGTAGACTTGGGCCTTGTACTCGACTGTGAACTCTCGGCGCGGCCTCCTGGGCTTCTTCTGCTTCTCCTCGTTCGCGGACATCCCGGGCTCCTTCCATCACATCTCGGGTGTCTACGGAACTGGGCTACTCCCATCTCCATCGCGTGGACTCCCTCGCAGCGGGCGCAGCTGCCCCGCAGGTTCGCAAGGAGTCTGACGCGGAGACCTCCGTGCCGCACGTCGCTTCCGAGGAGAGGCATCAGGCCCGGCGATGCGCGCGGGGACCGGTGCTCATGCTCCGGTCTGCGGGTGTGCCTGGGCTTCAGGCGGGACGCCGTGTGTACGACCGCGTGAACGGCGGCGCCGAGCGCGAGCTCCCAGCTCGGAACAGCAAGGCCGGCCATGGGGACGTGCCCCACGACCGGCCTTGCTCCTCGGCGTGTCGACGCGGTCCTACCGCAGGGGCACGCGCTTGAGCCTGAAGGGCGAGGGGCTCTCGCTCATCGTGAAGTAGCTCGCGCCGTTGGCCTCGTACTCGATCGCCTCACCCTGGCCCTCGGAGGTGTCGGTCAGCGTGACGGGCGTCGCGAAGACGGCCGACTCGAAGCCAAGTCCCGGCGTCGCACGGAACTCGTAGACAGTGCGGTAGGTGCGAAGGAGGAAGCGATCCGCGCATGGGTGGATCGCCGCCGCGGTCGCGGCCGAGAAGTTGGCGTCTCCGTTCAGCGGCAGCTGGATCGTGTGGACGTGGATCAGCGTGGCCTGCACGCCCGGCGTCAGCGGCTGGGGGAACTTGTACACGCCGCTCTGCCCCGTGCCCCCGTTCTTGGTGACGACGTAGATGTCCCCGGTGGTGGGGTGCACCATCAGCGACTCCGCGTCCTTCGCGCCGTCCGGATAGACGAACGGGAAGGCCTCGGCGACGAGCCCCCCCGAGGTCTGGCCGTTGGCGAGATCCGGCTCGGGCACGCGGTAGATCGTGAACGACGTGGGGCTGCCACCCGGAGGGAAGTTGGCGCTCCACTTCCCGATGTCACCGATGAAGATGCACGAGCCGCTCGGGCAGGGCCCGGTTGCGAGGTCCTCCCAGTCGGCCGGCGTCACGTTGGTCACGTTGAACGTGCCGATCGTGCTCGCGTTGAGGGGGTTGATCGCGACGATCGCGGTGGTGTCCTCGTTGTGCACGTAGAGCGCGTTGCCGACCACGCGGCTCGCGGCCAGGCCCGAGGGCTCCACGATTTCCGGCGCGGTCACGGTGCCCTGGAGCGTGAAGGTGCTCGCGTACGTGTCGCCGACCATGCAACTGGGGGCGTTGGCGGCGCGCAGGACGATCACGTGCGCGGTGTTGGTCTGCACGAACGCGGAGCTGCCGGAGAGGCTCGTCTGGAGGCCCGGCGCGGTGAGCGACCGGTAGGCCGCATTGAAGAGCAGTCCATTGGTGTGACCCAGGCACGCGTCGAAGGCCTCGGTGAAGCCGAGCGGCGGCTCGATGCCGGTGGCAGGGCAGGTGGCGTCCGGCCAGACCTGTGAGCCGTACCAGACGGCGAGGCCACCCGCGCTGCCGGTCACCACGTCGGGCACGGTGAACGACGCGGAGTCGCCGTTCTTCTGGCCTGCGTGCACGTCGATTGGCTGGATCGGATCGACGCCGCTGAAGGCCTCCACGCTCCCCGCCATGTGGGTGGTCGCGTCCAGTCCGAACGCGTAGCTCGCGGGCTCGGAGGCGCCCGCGACGCGGTAGAAGATCCAGGTGCGGATGGCCCAGGCGCTCTGCTCCGAGCGCAGGAACGTCCAGCCGGCGGGCGGCGTGACGGTCGCGGAGATGTTGTTGCGCACGGTCACCCGCGCGATGAGCGCGTCGTTGGCCTCGGTCCCCGACGGCTTGGGGATCGACAGCGAAGCGATCGACAGGCCGCTGTGGCGCGAGCTCCCACGCAACGCGACCCCCGAGGACGGTGCGACCTCGGCGCGGCGAAGGGCGACGACCTGCGCGACGTTGGTCTCGGCGAACGTCGAGCTCCCGTTGAACGGTCCCTGGATGCCGGCACCGGCGAGGGGCATGAAGGCGGCGTTGAAGACGAGGCCCTGGGACGAGGACACCAAGCAGGTGTCGTAGGTCTCGGCGAAGCCCACGGGGGGCTCGATCGCCGGGGTCGGACACGCGGCGCCGGTCCACGCCTGCGCGCCGAACCAGACGGCAGCCCCGCCCGCGGTCGAGGTGCTCAGCTGCGGCGTCGTGAAGGCCGTCGAGCCGCTGTTGCTCTTGCCGGCGTGCGTGTCGATCGGGTTGGCCGGATTGACGCCGGCATACGCCACGAGGTTGCCGACGAGGTTGCTCGCGATGGAACTCTGGAACGTGTGGCTCGCGGGCTCGCTGGCGGTGGCGACGCGGACGAAGATCCAGCCGCGGATGCTCCAGGTGCTCATGTCGGTGCGCACCAGCGTCCAACCCGCAGGCGGGGTGAGCTCGGCGCCGATCTGGTTCCGGTTCGCAAGGTGCGCCAGCAGCACGTTACCGGCGGCGACGCCCGTAGGGGTCGAGAGGGTCAGGCTGGTGACCGTCTTGCCGCTCGCGTGCGTGGTGCCGACGAGGGTGATCTCCCCGGTGGCCGGCGGCTGGAGGGGACGCAGCACCACCGCGTGCGTGATGTTGGTGTTGGGGAGCGTGGAGCTGCCGGTGAAGGCGGGCTGGGCACCTGCGGCCCCGAGCTCCGAGGTGGCGGCGCTGTGCAGCACGCCGCGCGACGACGAGACGAGGCAGGTGTCGAGCTGCTCGGTGAAGCCCGTCGGAGGGGTGTGGACCGCGGGGCACGCGGCGCCTCCCCAGACCTGGGCCGAGAACCACACTGCGAGGCCGTTCGCGGACGACGTGGTGGCGACGGGCAGCGCGAGGCTCGCGCTGTTGCCATTCTTCTGGCCCACGTGCACGTCGATCGGCTGGAGCGGATCCGCGCCCGACACCGCGACCAGGGTGGCCGCCATGGAGCTGGCGAGGTCGAGGGTGAAGGTGTGACTGCTCGGCTCGGCCGCGCTGGCCACGCGGAGGAAGAGCCAGGACTTGATGGCCGAGGCGCTCTGCTCGGAGCGCAGCAGCGTCCAGCCAGCGGGTGGGGTGGCGACGGCGGTGACGGCCTCGCGATTGCTCAGCTGCATCACCAACACATCTCCGGCGGCCGTACCGACGGGGGTGGGGATGGAGAGGGTGGTGGTGGCCAGGCCGCTCGCGCTGGTGGTTCCTCGCACGGAGAGCGTGGAGAGGCCCTGGGCCGTCG
Coding sequences within:
- a CDS encoding right-handed parallel beta-helix repeat-containing protein, with product MMGVAGGGIIAPVQAGVVSSDEVTVYVNSAAPMAGTREARIRDGLTPERAVASIAAAEKILMDRGVLKARVLLRGGTYYPCSPIHWTYSPPGGHITFGTEPGTGDVIIDGSRLESSGTEAAVAMRSAVDEASIETMAAGYGMTLDSSDSSVVVDGYTFQYFRNGGVRISGQPGDRTSNIVIRNNTFQYIGEKYNKAGSGTGYGGVHVTNSSGTRIEGNRFYYLVNDDSPGSIHGVYLANYSNSSVIRNNRFGYISGDPIRTRHNSKNNIVDSNKFWQAGAYAIFSDWRFDNEDCGSGNVFKNNQVGYWSYNGDKWNEGAQGGIDPVRVRLWGHDQATNANLGGCSTDPITFSGDNSYVSSRPW
- a CDS encoding RNA polymerase subunit sigma-70, whose amino-acid sequence is MNSQPKRGILTALLREHLSREQRSELETVEGLEVLLHEHVEAARTGWPTLPLPVESFMRHLARHLPAGKASEVMRILHGADLYLACACSTGEPSALRAFEQDILRRIPARLGRVSPNMVDEVLQVLRERLLVSSGSTPPRIATYGGRGPLLTWVGIIAARITGELVGRDERHQLVAEPPEELARHLAPSDPEYALLREDARQFLVESLRKAVAVLPEQERPLLRLHHFHGFTMDRLALMYGGSRSGVARKLADAREQLLERVRMELAPRLKQDQLALESLLGLVSSRLDISLLGMLD
- a CDS encoding tetratricopeptide repeat protein, which gives rise to MRTCPQEATLTDFLAGLLSEEHRTHVLAHMESCADCRWVLAAGEGAGALSSAPEVVAKEPLPPLLLPGATVSRYVVRERLGSGAMGVVHAADDPELGRRVALKVLRPEGRQREELQQRLLREAQALARLSHPNVVTLYDVGTFGDGVFLAMALVEGTTLAEWMKQPRPWKEVLRVFLEAGKGLAAAHAAGLVHRDFKPANALLGKDGRVFVTDFGIARLLHQEEGASLQEHAEPPVTPMGQLTRTGQLLGTPAYIAPELVRGQRADARSDEFSFCVALHEALFGARPFQGETLKELVQSSEQGRLSPPKRDVKVPARVRRAVLRGLSAKPEERFPTMQSLLAALAPPPHRRLVPLLVTTALAGMMGILAAYGTTAQRREASCEQDAEKVAVAWSPARRERVRAAFLATDVASAAQAWEKFAAVLDAHTAQWRALRTEACRAATGDTADQARQTAACLDARLWQIAAVTEVLEKADAQTVQNARQLAVSLEGLVGCRDTPGLSSRPQPPDDLRAQVDEARHKLALAHAHLVSHRFKEGLAMTSALLEEMKGLGYKPLEAEVFLAHGTFLGGLNKTKEAEAFFYQALWAAEAAGDEETEARTWLELIWVAGEEQSRPDEAEKLVRHAQAAVERLGRERFPDITTELHSRLSSLREHQGHLAEAEKEALQGLEFSRRRNGPDSLRTPNLLHQLGRIRFVQGRYEDALRLHRQALELRERVLGPDNPALVTSYNRVATASLEMGRHAEAVSAWRKALALQEASSNPEITPLGTVLLNLAGVSRIEGRLEEARSMIERARAIFERARGPNHLTVSFAFSEQAVVSNEAGQSTEALALATEALERVRRGLGPDTTRAALPLTVRGQVHLKARRFPEARRDLLDALKLLEEAHGLEGGRTVTVLLPLAELALATRAPAEALTYCERARKVTEKVQGPESVDSASALTCTGKAHLALGTAAQAIPLLERARRIQTRWGDPGDAEAAGRTAFLLARALLETRSAPDRARALAMAEEARTRLESVGVRGRSELQKVLAWQRREVKR
- a CDS encoding RCC1 domain-containing protein; this encodes MIRLSRLMECLLLLGAGCVVPSIDDLCPKEVILAYPDEDGDGYGAAGAEGRRICGRVPKGYSTVADDCDDRPGVGALFHPGVAEVCDGVDNDCDGLNDEGFMRDFYADRDGDGVGAGDAVSACVPPPAHVALAGDCDDNDAERGPGRFEVLDGKDNNCSSTTDEALFSAGENHAVALRQDGTLLAWGCNDWGALGDGTTLSREVPAAVPGLTRVIAVAAGRYHTVALSQDGTVWAWGNNEWGQLGLGAAAPTTRGPTQVPGLAEVTAISVGLAHSVALRRDGTVWAWGHNVNGEVGDGSNVNRFSPVQVIGVSNVVAVAAGAIHTVALQRGGTVWSWGFNGNGQLGDSTGENRSVPGRVWGLTEAKTVDSHGDHTVALMRDGTVWAWGRNNWGQLGDGTATLRLTPVQVAIPEDVFAVSGGGDHTVALGRDGSVWAWGSNERGQLGFGTASGSRMPVRVYGIGEVVSIAAGWSNTLAVQRDGTFWAWGRNQCGQIGDGTMLDRTVPTSVPILDYSMGD
- a CDS encoding cell wall anchor protein, with amino-acid sequence MTPFRSLWLAAALLMAACGTTELAQPDDVQDATTAQGLSTLSVRGTTSASGLATTTLSIPTPVGTAAGDVLVMQLSNREAVTAVATPPAGWTLLRSEQSASAIKSWLFLRVASAAEPSSHTFTLDLASSMAATLVAVSGADPLQPIDVHVGQKNGNSASLALPVATTSSANGLAVWFSAQVWGGAACPAVHTPPTGFTEQLDTCLVSSSRGVLHSAATSELGAAGAQPAFTGSSTLPNTNITHAVVLRPLQPPATGEITLVGTTHASGKTVTSLTLSTPTGVAAGNVLLAHLANRNQIGAELTPPAGWTLVRTDMSTWSIRGWIFVRVATASEPASHTFQSSIASNLVGNLVAYAGVNPANPIDTHAGKSNSGSTAFTTPQLSTSTAGGAAVWFGAQAWTGAACPTPAIEPPVGFAETYDTCLVSSSQGLVFNAAFMPLAGAGIQGPFNGSSTFAETNVAQVVALRRAEVAPSSGVALRGSSRHSGLSIASLSIPKPSGTEANDALIARVTVRNNISATVTPPAGWTFLRSEQSAWAIRTWIFYRVAGASEPASYAFGLDATTHMAGSVEAFSGVDPIQPIDVHAGQKNGDSASFTVPDVVTGSAGGLAVWYGSQVWPDATCPATGIEPPLGFTEAFDACLGHTNGLLFNAAYRSLTAPGLQTSLSGSSAFVQTNTAHVIVLRAANAPSCMVGDTYASTFTLQGTVTAPEIVEPSGLAASRVVGNALYVHNEDTTAIVAINPLNASTIGTFNVTNVTPADWEDLATGPCPSGSCIFIGDIGKWSANFPPGGSPTSFTIYRVPEPDLANGQTSGGLVAEAFPFVYPDGAKDAESLMVHPTTGDIYVVTKNGGTGQSGVYKFPQPLTPGVQATLIHVHTIQLPLNGDANFSAATAAAIHPCADRFLLRTYRTVYEFRATPGLGFESAVFATPVTLTDTSEGQGEAIEYEANGASYFTMSESPSPFRLKRVPLR